The genomic window CACGCCACCCAAGTGCGGCGCACCAGCGGCCGTCCGGCCAGCGGCAGCCAGCGCACCGAGTCCGGTAGCGGCTCGAAGCGGCCGGCCGGCGCCAACGCGAACCTGCCGCCCGAGCTGACCGTGGCCACTTTCACCTCCGGCAACAGGTCTTGGGTGTAGGACGTCGCCGGACCCGGCTGCACGCCGTGACTGCGCAGCACCGCCGTCAGCTCGTCATACCAAGCCGGACTGCCCTCGCGCGGAAAGCCCAACCACTGCAGCCCGGACAACCGGTCCAGACGAACCGCTCCATCCGAGAATGCTTCGGCATCCTCCACCGCCAGCAACACACCAAGTGGTTCTTCCAGCACCGTCGTGACATCCAGGTGATCACCCAGCGGTCGCTCTCGCACCAAGCCGACATCCAACTCGCCGGCGTTCAGCGCCTCAATCTGCTTGGCAGAGGACAGATGCCGGATCTCCACGACCGTCAGCGGGAACGCCGTCGCCAACGACGCCAATGCCCCGGACAACGGCTGGGGCGGCAACTCCAGAGGCACCCCGATCCGCAACGATCGGCCGACTTCCGAGGAGTACTTCGCCATGGCCGCCATCGCCTGGTCGTAGCGGGCGATGACGGCACGGGCCTCGGCCAGCAGCGTCATGCCGGCAGGGGTCGGCGTCACCCCGGCGCTGCTGCGGGTCAGCAGTTGCACATCCAGATGCTTCTCCAAGGCTTGCATGGTCTGGGACAGTGACGGCTGGCTGATGTGCAGACGACGTGCCGCTGCCGACAGCCCGCCGTCCTCGACTACGGCGACGAAGGCTCGCAAATCCCAGATGTCCATGCACCCGCAAACGTTAGTGGCGCAGCGGCACGAGATCCATTGCCGTTTGTGATAGCGGTCATCGCGAACCGGAACGGGTTGACACACAACCCCGCGCCGCGTTGTCTCGTGGTACACGAACATGGCAGCCAAATCCGCAGCGGTCAATCAATTGCTCGAGCGGTATCGGTCCTCGGGCCGGTCCTTTCGCGCCGACGGCATCACGTCGTTTGTGCTCGACGAGGGGCCGCACGACGCGCCCGCGGTGGTGTGTGTGCACGGCGTGCCCGCCTCGGCATACCTCTACCGCAAGGTGGTCCCCGAACTGGCCGCGGCCGGCTTGCGCGGCATTGCGGTGGACCTGCCGGGGCTCGGCTTCGCCGGCCGGCCGCCCGACGCCGACTACACCTGGACCGGCCTCGGCCGGTGGCTGTTGTCGGCAATCAACGCCCTGCACCTCGACCGCTTCCATCTGCTGGTGCATGACATCGGCGGTCCCATCGGATTCGAAGTGGCGACCGCGGTACCCGAGCGGGTGCTGTCGCTGACACTGCTCAACACCATCATCGAGGTGTCGTCGTTTCACCGGCCGTGGCCGATGGAGCCGTTCGCGCACCGAGGGATCGGTGAGGCATGGTTGGCATCGCTACGGGTGCCGGGTGCGTTTTCGTCGATCATGCGACTTGTCGGGGTCAGCCGCCGGGTACCGAGTGCCGAACTAGCATGCTGGCTGCCACTGCTGTTCGGTGACGACGGTGGCCGCGCTTTCCTGAAAATCATGCGTGGCTTCGAGTTGACCGCGGACAAACAGCGCTTGTACCTGGATGCGGTTGGCGGCAGGTCCTACCCGGTGCAAGTGGTGTGGGGCGCGCGCGACACCATGCTCCCGTGGCGGCGCTATGGGGTTGCGGCGCAGCGCGCTTCCGGGGTCAGTACGTCGATGTTGTTGCCTGCCAAGCACTTTTTGCAGGAAGACTGTCCAGAAGAAATCGCCG from Mycobacterium kubicae includes these protein-coding regions:
- a CDS encoding LysR family transcriptional regulator → MDIWDLRAFVAVVEDGGLSAAARRLHISQPSLSQTMQALEKHLDVQLLTRSSAGVTPTPAGMTLLAEARAVIARYDQAMAAMAKYSSEVGRSLRIGVPLELPPQPLSGALASLATAFPLTVVEIRHLSSAKQIEALNAGELDVGLVRERPLGDHLDVTTVLEEPLGVLLAVEDAEAFSDGAVRLDRLSGLQWLGFPREGSPAWYDELTAVLRSHGVQPGPATSYTQDLLPEVKVATVSSGGRFALAPAGRFEPLPDSVRWLPLAGRPLVRRTWVAWPASSRRRDIAHLVAALEDVRQ
- a CDS encoding alpha/beta fold hydrolase, with amino-acid sequence MAAKSAAVNQLLERYRSSGRSFRADGITSFVLDEGPHDAPAVVCVHGVPASAYLYRKVVPELAAAGLRGIAVDLPGLGFAGRPPDADYTWTGLGRWLLSAINALHLDRFHLLVHDIGGPIGFEVATAVPERVLSLTLLNTIIEVSSFHRPWPMEPFAHRGIGEAWLASLRVPGAFSSIMRLVGVSRRVPSAELACWLPLLFGDDGGRAFLKIMRGFELTADKQRLYLDAVGGRSYPVQVVWGARDTMLPWRRYGVAAQRASGVSTSMLLPAKHFLQEDCPEEIAAAVARIAAAGDG